One Halichoerus grypus chromosome 1, mHalGry1.hap1.1, whole genome shotgun sequence genomic region harbors:
- the SH2D3A gene encoding SH2 domain-containing protein 3A isoform X7, giving the protein MQVQQDGEDFANQPWYHGPLSRQKAEALLQQDGDFLVRASRSRGGHPVISCRWQGSALHFEVLRVALRPRPGRPTALFQLEDERFPSLPSLVRSYVTGQRPLSQATGAVASRPVIRQGPIRRSFSEDTLLGSPAWIELPRARKRSDSQPAGLEHMGRSREDHPGPGASAVPTCALPRMGSDPMLLKTPAPLGCVVHSLRASDGQLHAKAPTKPPRTPSLLLHDASGRPPTYCELVPRVPSAQGTPPDHSGPETEAPPWWEANEEEEEENRSFARPEAEVSFWPPNNPFCLLGPQNRPLEPKVLSTLRDLFLEHHPGSTALHLLLVDCQATGLLGVTKAQRDAMGVASGLELLTLPHGHRLRLELLERHDALALAGALAVLGCAGPLEERAATLRGLVELALALRPGAAGDLPGLAAVMGALLMPQVSRLERTWRQLRRSHTDAALAFEQELKPLMRALDEGAGPCEPGEVALPHVVPAVRLLEGEELPGPLDESCERLLRTLHRARQMARDAPKFREAAARRLRGFVQRLLWGSRGVGAPQATRLEKFQRVLSVLSQRLEPDV; this is encoded by the exons ATGCAGGTGCAACAGGATGGAGAGGACTTTGCCAACCAGCCCTGGTACCACGGCCCGCTGTCCCGTCAG AAGGCTGAGGCCCTCCTACAGCAAGATGGGGACTTCTTGGTTCGAGCCTCCAGGTCCCGGGGGGGCCACCCAGTGATCTCCTGCCGCTGGCAGGGCTCAGCCCTACACTTCGAGGTGCTCCGTGTGGCCTTGCGTCCCCGGCCAGGCCGGCCCACAGCTCTCTTTCAGCTGGAGGATGAACGTTTCCCAAGCCTGCCCTCCCTGGTGCGCAGCTATGTGACCGGGCAGCGTCCACTGTCCCAGGCCACAGGGGCCGTGGCCTCCAGGCCCGTGATACGGCAAGGACCCATTCGACGCAGCTTTAGTGAGGACACCCTCCTAGGGAGCCCAGCTTGGATAGAGTTGCCCAG GGCTAGGAAGCGGAGTGACAGTCAGCCCGCAGGCTTGGAGCACATGGGGCGGTCAAGAGAAGACCACCCTGGACCAG GAGCCTCCGCTGTGCCCACATGTGCCCTCCCTCGGATGGGTAGTGACCCCATGTTGCTGAAGACCCCAGCTCCTCTGGGGTGCGTTGTTCACAGCCTCAGGGCCTCCGATGGGCAGCTTCATGCCAAGGCACCCACCAAACCACCTCGAACACCCTCACTGTTGCTGCATGATGCATCTGGACGCCCCCCAACATACTGTGAGCTGGTGCCCCGAGTGCCCAGTGCCCAGGGAACCCCCCCGGACCACAGTGGCCCAGAGACAGAGGCCCCACCATGGTGGGAAGCcaatgaagaagaggaggaagagaacagaAGTTTTGCAAGACCAGAGGCCGAGGTCTCCTTCTGGCCCCCTAACAACCCCTTCTGCCTCCTGGGCCCCCAGAATCGGCCCCTGGAACCCAAAGTCCTGAGTACTCTCCGTGACCTATTCCTGGAGCACCATCCTGGGAGCACGGCCCTGCACCTATTATTGGTAGACTGCCAG GCTACAGGCCTCCTAGGAGTGACCAAGGCTCAGCGGGATGCCATGGGGGTCGCCTCTGGCCTGGAGCTGCTCACACTTCCCCATGGGCATCGCTTGAGGTTGGAACTTCTGGAGAG ACATGACGCGCTGGCGCTGGCGGGGGCGCTGGCCGTGCTGGGCTGCGCGGGGCCGCTAGAGGAGCGCGCGGCCACCCTGAGGGGCCTGGTGGAACTGGCATTGGCGCTGCGGCCGGGGGCGGCCGGGGACCTGCCTGGACTGGCCGCGGTCATGGGCGCCCTGCTCATGCCCCAG GTGTCCCGGCTGGAACGCACGTGGCGCCAACTCAGAAGGAGCCACACCGATGCTGCGCTGGCCTTCGAGCAGGAGCTGAAGCCGCTGATGCGGGCACTGGATGAGGGCGCCG GACCTTGCGAGCCGGGCGAGGTGGCGCTGCCGCACGTGGTCCCCGCCGTGCGCCTGCTGGAGGGCGAGGAGCTCCCGGGGCCGCTGGACGAGAGCTGCGAGCGGCTGCTGCGCACCCTGCACCGGGCGCGTCAGATGGCCCGGGACGCGCCCAAGTTCCGTGAGGCAGCGGCCCGGCGCCTACGAG GCTTTGTGCAGAGGCTCCTCTGGGGAAGCCGAGGCGTGGGGGCGCCGCAAGCCACACGTCTCGAGAAGTTCCAGCGCGTCCTCAGTGTCCTTTCGCAGCGCCTGGAGCCGGATGTTTGA
- the SH2D3A gene encoding SH2 domain-containing protein 3A isoform X1 yields the protein MQVQQDGEDFANQPWYHGPLSRQKAEALLQQDGDFLVRASRSRGGHPVISCRWQGSALHFEVLRVALRPRPGRPTALFQLEDERFPSLPSLVRSYVTGQRPLSQATGAVASRPVIRQGPIRRSFSEDTLLGSPAWIELPRARKRSDSQPAGLEHMGRSREDHPGPGASAVPTCALPRMGSDPMLLKTPAPLGCVVHSLRASDGQLHAKAPTKPPRTPSLLLHDASGRPPTYCELVPRVPSAQGTPPDHSGPETEAPPWWEANEEEEEENRSFARPEAEVSFWPPNNPFCLLGPQNRPLEPKVLSTLRDLFLEHHPGSTALHLLLVDCQATGLLGVTKAQRDAMGVASGLELLTLPHGHRLRLELLERHDALALAGALAVLGCAGPLEERAATLRGLVELALALRPGAAGDLPGLAAVMGALLMPQVSRLERTWRQLRRSHTDAALAFEQELKPLMRALDEGAGPIFCPKPSSEPFPAQDLASRARWRCRTWSPPCACWRARSSRGRWTRAASGCCAPCTGRVRWPGTRPSSVRQRPGAYEVSAPLCSLRPEGPDFPSTPHALTGYPKTHQARDQSLPPRLPESHPNWDGLASGEFSPQVRVAANSVDSNSALHPKRVGPRPQSHVHRFPLPAPTPPPPLPPELALPPEDLGPLLQGLALSRMSQSFNLVKQRPRCVQSQTFLRSWDSPASRIPNPAYSAFAGDLSTSLSPTWLNLSQNVSHWAAQTPNLAPQVASSPGTAPPPPLASRTEQTAPMHPGTVCFHRAPWPPHPQSCGDSERLLPVNPAQLCRASGQSPSTVPAGTKF from the exons ATGCAGGTGCAACAGGATGGAGAGGACTTTGCCAACCAGCCCTGGTACCACGGCCCGCTGTCCCGTCAG AAGGCTGAGGCCCTCCTACAGCAAGATGGGGACTTCTTGGTTCGAGCCTCCAGGTCCCGGGGGGGCCACCCAGTGATCTCCTGCCGCTGGCAGGGCTCAGCCCTACACTTCGAGGTGCTCCGTGTGGCCTTGCGTCCCCGGCCAGGCCGGCCCACAGCTCTCTTTCAGCTGGAGGATGAACGTTTCCCAAGCCTGCCCTCCCTGGTGCGCAGCTATGTGACCGGGCAGCGTCCACTGTCCCAGGCCACAGGGGCCGTGGCCTCCAGGCCCGTGATACGGCAAGGACCCATTCGACGCAGCTTTAGTGAGGACACCCTCCTAGGGAGCCCAGCTTGGATAGAGTTGCCCAG GGCTAGGAAGCGGAGTGACAGTCAGCCCGCAGGCTTGGAGCACATGGGGCGGTCAAGAGAAGACCACCCTGGACCAG GAGCCTCCGCTGTGCCCACATGTGCCCTCCCTCGGATGGGTAGTGACCCCATGTTGCTGAAGACCCCAGCTCCTCTGGGGTGCGTTGTTCACAGCCTCAGGGCCTCCGATGGGCAGCTTCATGCCAAGGCACCCACCAAACCACCTCGAACACCCTCACTGTTGCTGCATGATGCATCTGGACGCCCCCCAACATACTGTGAGCTGGTGCCCCGAGTGCCCAGTGCCCAGGGAACCCCCCCGGACCACAGTGGCCCAGAGACAGAGGCCCCACCATGGTGGGAAGCcaatgaagaagaggaggaagagaacagaAGTTTTGCAAGACCAGAGGCCGAGGTCTCCTTCTGGCCCCCTAACAACCCCTTCTGCCTCCTGGGCCCCCAGAATCGGCCCCTGGAACCCAAAGTCCTGAGTACTCTCCGTGACCTATTCCTGGAGCACCATCCTGGGAGCACGGCCCTGCACCTATTATTGGTAGACTGCCAG GCTACAGGCCTCCTAGGAGTGACCAAGGCTCAGCGGGATGCCATGGGGGTCGCCTCTGGCCTGGAGCTGCTCACACTTCCCCATGGGCATCGCTTGAGGTTGGAACTTCTGGAGAG ACATGACGCGCTGGCGCTGGCGGGGGCGCTGGCCGTGCTGGGCTGCGCGGGGCCGCTAGAGGAGCGCGCGGCCACCCTGAGGGGCCTGGTGGAACTGGCATTGGCGCTGCGGCCGGGGGCGGCCGGGGACCTGCCTGGACTGGCCGCGGTCATGGGCGCCCTGCTCATGCCCCAG GTGTCCCGGCTGGAACGCACGTGGCGCCAACTCAGAAGGAGCCACACCGATGCTGCGCTGGCCTTCGAGCAGGAGCTGAAGCCGCTGATGCGGGCACTGGATGAGGGCGCCG GCCCCATCTTCTGCCCCAAGCCTAGCTCAGAGCCCTTCCCCGCACAGGACCTTGCGAGCCGGGCGAGGTGGCGCTGCCGCACGTGGTCCCCGCCGTGCGCCTGCTGGAGGGCGAGGAGCTCCCGGGGCCGCTGGACGAGAGCTGCGAGCGGCTGCTGCGCACCCTGCACCGGGCGCGTCAGATGGCCCGGGACGCGCCCAAGTTCCGTGAGGCAGCGGCCCGGCGCCTACGAGGTGAGtgctcccctctgctccctgcgGCCAGAGGGTCCCGACTTCCCGAGCACCCCGCATGCTCTAACCGGGTACCCAAAAACCCACCAGGCCAGGGACCAGAGCCTCCCGCCACGCCTCCCAGAGTCCCACCCAAACTGGGACGGCCTGGCCTCTGGGGAGTTCTCACCCCAAGTCCGAGTCGCAGCCAACAGTGTTGACAGCAATAGTGCTCTCCACCCCAAGAGGGTTGGCCCCCGGCCCCAGAGCCACGTCCACAGAttcccactccccgcccccacgcccccacccccgctcccacCTGAActggccctgcccccagaggATCTCGGTCCCCTCCTACAAGGCCTAGCTCTCTCCAGGATGAGTCAGTCCTTCAACCTGGTAAAACAGCGCCCCCGCTGCGTTCAGAGCCAAACCTTCCTCCGGTCCTGGGACAGCCCAGCCTCCAGAATCCCCAACCCGGCTTATTCCGCTTTCGCTGGTGACCTAAgcacttctctctctccaacatGGCTCAACCTCTCCCAAAATGTGTCGCACTGGGCGGCCCAGACTCCAAATCTTGCCCCCCAAGTGGCTTCATCCCCAggcacagcccctcccccacccctagcaTCACGCACTGAACAGACTGCCCCCATGCACCCTGGCACAGTATGCTTCCACCGAGCTCCTTGGccgccccacccccagtcctgcgGAGACTCAGAGCGCCTCCTCCCCGTGAACCCCGCCCAGTTGTGCAGAGCTTCTGGGCAGAGTCCCTCCACAGTCCCTGCTGGGACAAAGTTCTGA
- the SH2D3A gene encoding SH2 domain-containing protein 3A isoform X4, translating to MQVQQDGEDFANQPWYHGPLSRQKAEALLQQDGDFLVRASRSRGGHPVISCRWQGSALHFEVLRVALRPRPGRPTALFQLEDERFPSLPSLVRSYVTGQRPLSQATGAVASRPVIRQGPIRRSFSEDTLLGSPAWIELPRARKRSDSQPAGLEHMGRSREDHPGPGASAVPTCALPRMGSDPMLLKTPAPLGCVVHSLRASDGQLHAKAPTKPPRTPSLLLHDASGRPPTYCELVPRVPSAQGTPPDHSGPETEAPPWWEANEEEEEENRSFARPEAEVSFWPPNNPFCLLGPQNRPLEPKVLSTLRDLFLEHHPGSTALHLLLVDCQATGLLGVTKAQRDAMGVASGLELLTLPHGHRLRLELLERHDALALAGALAVLGCAGPLEERAATLRGLVELALALRPGAAGDLPGLAAVMGALLMPQVSRLERTWRQLRRSHTDAALAFEQELKPLMRALDEGAGPCEPGEVALPHVVPAVRLLEGEELPGPLDESCERLLRTLHRARQMARDAPKFREAAARRLREAPLGKPRRGGAASHTSREVPARPQCPFAAPGAGCLKAQTPFFTLGHPGFGESRQTPRKLPQAVHIANRSGNPHSASQICKNPYCIPKSVHES from the exons ATGCAGGTGCAACAGGATGGAGAGGACTTTGCCAACCAGCCCTGGTACCACGGCCCGCTGTCCCGTCAG AAGGCTGAGGCCCTCCTACAGCAAGATGGGGACTTCTTGGTTCGAGCCTCCAGGTCCCGGGGGGGCCACCCAGTGATCTCCTGCCGCTGGCAGGGCTCAGCCCTACACTTCGAGGTGCTCCGTGTGGCCTTGCGTCCCCGGCCAGGCCGGCCCACAGCTCTCTTTCAGCTGGAGGATGAACGTTTCCCAAGCCTGCCCTCCCTGGTGCGCAGCTATGTGACCGGGCAGCGTCCACTGTCCCAGGCCACAGGGGCCGTGGCCTCCAGGCCCGTGATACGGCAAGGACCCATTCGACGCAGCTTTAGTGAGGACACCCTCCTAGGGAGCCCAGCTTGGATAGAGTTGCCCAG GGCTAGGAAGCGGAGTGACAGTCAGCCCGCAGGCTTGGAGCACATGGGGCGGTCAAGAGAAGACCACCCTGGACCAG GAGCCTCCGCTGTGCCCACATGTGCCCTCCCTCGGATGGGTAGTGACCCCATGTTGCTGAAGACCCCAGCTCCTCTGGGGTGCGTTGTTCACAGCCTCAGGGCCTCCGATGGGCAGCTTCATGCCAAGGCACCCACCAAACCACCTCGAACACCCTCACTGTTGCTGCATGATGCATCTGGACGCCCCCCAACATACTGTGAGCTGGTGCCCCGAGTGCCCAGTGCCCAGGGAACCCCCCCGGACCACAGTGGCCCAGAGACAGAGGCCCCACCATGGTGGGAAGCcaatgaagaagaggaggaagagaacagaAGTTTTGCAAGACCAGAGGCCGAGGTCTCCTTCTGGCCCCCTAACAACCCCTTCTGCCTCCTGGGCCCCCAGAATCGGCCCCTGGAACCCAAAGTCCTGAGTACTCTCCGTGACCTATTCCTGGAGCACCATCCTGGGAGCACGGCCCTGCACCTATTATTGGTAGACTGCCAG GCTACAGGCCTCCTAGGAGTGACCAAGGCTCAGCGGGATGCCATGGGGGTCGCCTCTGGCCTGGAGCTGCTCACACTTCCCCATGGGCATCGCTTGAGGTTGGAACTTCTGGAGAG ACATGACGCGCTGGCGCTGGCGGGGGCGCTGGCCGTGCTGGGCTGCGCGGGGCCGCTAGAGGAGCGCGCGGCCACCCTGAGGGGCCTGGTGGAACTGGCATTGGCGCTGCGGCCGGGGGCGGCCGGGGACCTGCCTGGACTGGCCGCGGTCATGGGCGCCCTGCTCATGCCCCAG GTGTCCCGGCTGGAACGCACGTGGCGCCAACTCAGAAGGAGCCACACCGATGCTGCGCTGGCCTTCGAGCAGGAGCTGAAGCCGCTGATGCGGGCACTGGATGAGGGCGCCG GACCTTGCGAGCCGGGCGAGGTGGCGCTGCCGCACGTGGTCCCCGCCGTGCGCCTGCTGGAGGGCGAGGAGCTCCCGGGGCCGCTGGACGAGAGCTGCGAGCGGCTGCTGCGCACCCTGCACCGGGCGCGTCAGATGGCCCGGGACGCGCCCAAGTTCCGTGAGGCAGCGGCCCGGCGCCTACGAG AGGCTCCTCTGGGGAAGCCGAGGCGTGGGGGCGCCGCAAGCCACACGTCTCGAGAAGTTCCAGCGCGTCCTCAGTGTCCTTTCGCAGCGCCTGGAGCCGGATGTTTGAAAGCACAGACCCCCTTCTTCACACTGGGACACCCAGGCTTTGGGGAATCCCGGCAGACACCAAGGAAGTTGCCCCAAGCTGTTCACATAGCCAATCGCAGTGGGAACCCACATTCTGCCTCACAGATTTGCAAAAACCCATACTGTATCCCTAAAAGTGTACATGAATCCTAG
- the SH2D3A gene encoding SH2 domain-containing protein 3A isoform X6 codes for MQVQQDGEDFANQPWYHGPLSRQKAEALLQQDGDFLVRASRSRGGHPVISCRWQGSALHFEVLRVALRPRPGRPTALFQLEDERFPSLPSLVRSYVTGQRPLSQATGAVASRPVIRQGPIRRSFSEDTLLGSPAWIELPRARKRSDSQPAGLEHMGRSREDHPGPGASAVPTCALPRMGSDPMLLKTPAPLGCVVHSLRASDGQLHAKAPTKPPRTPSLLLHDASGRPPTYCELVPRVPSAQGTPPDHSGPETEAPPWWEANEEEEEENRSFARPEAEVSFWPPNNPFCLLGPQNRPLEPKVLSTLRDLFLEHHPGSTALHLLLVDCQATGLLGVTKAQRDAMGVASGLELLTLPHGHRLRLELLERHDALALAGALAVLGCAGPLEERAATLRGLVELALALRPGAAGDLPGLAAVMGALLMPQVSRLERTWRQLRRSHTDAALAFEQELKPLMRALDEGAGPIFCPKPSSEPFPAQDLASRARWRCRTWSPPCACWRARSSRGRWTRAASGCCAPCTGRVRWPGTRPSSVRQRPGAYERLLWGSRGVGAPQATRLEKFQRVLSVLSQRLEPDV; via the exons ATGCAGGTGCAACAGGATGGAGAGGACTTTGCCAACCAGCCCTGGTACCACGGCCCGCTGTCCCGTCAG AAGGCTGAGGCCCTCCTACAGCAAGATGGGGACTTCTTGGTTCGAGCCTCCAGGTCCCGGGGGGGCCACCCAGTGATCTCCTGCCGCTGGCAGGGCTCAGCCCTACACTTCGAGGTGCTCCGTGTGGCCTTGCGTCCCCGGCCAGGCCGGCCCACAGCTCTCTTTCAGCTGGAGGATGAACGTTTCCCAAGCCTGCCCTCCCTGGTGCGCAGCTATGTGACCGGGCAGCGTCCACTGTCCCAGGCCACAGGGGCCGTGGCCTCCAGGCCCGTGATACGGCAAGGACCCATTCGACGCAGCTTTAGTGAGGACACCCTCCTAGGGAGCCCAGCTTGGATAGAGTTGCCCAG GGCTAGGAAGCGGAGTGACAGTCAGCCCGCAGGCTTGGAGCACATGGGGCGGTCAAGAGAAGACCACCCTGGACCAG GAGCCTCCGCTGTGCCCACATGTGCCCTCCCTCGGATGGGTAGTGACCCCATGTTGCTGAAGACCCCAGCTCCTCTGGGGTGCGTTGTTCACAGCCTCAGGGCCTCCGATGGGCAGCTTCATGCCAAGGCACCCACCAAACCACCTCGAACACCCTCACTGTTGCTGCATGATGCATCTGGACGCCCCCCAACATACTGTGAGCTGGTGCCCCGAGTGCCCAGTGCCCAGGGAACCCCCCCGGACCACAGTGGCCCAGAGACAGAGGCCCCACCATGGTGGGAAGCcaatgaagaagaggaggaagagaacagaAGTTTTGCAAGACCAGAGGCCGAGGTCTCCTTCTGGCCCCCTAACAACCCCTTCTGCCTCCTGGGCCCCCAGAATCGGCCCCTGGAACCCAAAGTCCTGAGTACTCTCCGTGACCTATTCCTGGAGCACCATCCTGGGAGCACGGCCCTGCACCTATTATTGGTAGACTGCCAG GCTACAGGCCTCCTAGGAGTGACCAAGGCTCAGCGGGATGCCATGGGGGTCGCCTCTGGCCTGGAGCTGCTCACACTTCCCCATGGGCATCGCTTGAGGTTGGAACTTCTGGAGAG ACATGACGCGCTGGCGCTGGCGGGGGCGCTGGCCGTGCTGGGCTGCGCGGGGCCGCTAGAGGAGCGCGCGGCCACCCTGAGGGGCCTGGTGGAACTGGCATTGGCGCTGCGGCCGGGGGCGGCCGGGGACCTGCCTGGACTGGCCGCGGTCATGGGCGCCCTGCTCATGCCCCAG GTGTCCCGGCTGGAACGCACGTGGCGCCAACTCAGAAGGAGCCACACCGATGCTGCGCTGGCCTTCGAGCAGGAGCTGAAGCCGCTGATGCGGGCACTGGATGAGGGCGCCG GCCCCATCTTCTGCCCCAAGCCTAGCTCAGAGCCCTTCCCCGCACAGGACCTTGCGAGCCGGGCGAGGTGGCGCTGCCGCACGTGGTCCCCGCCGTGCGCCTGCTGGAGGGCGAGGAGCTCCCGGGGCCGCTGGACGAGAGCTGCGAGCGGCTGCTGCGCACCCTGCACCGGGCGCGTCAGATGGCCCGGGACGCGCCCAAGTTCCGTGAGGCAGCGGCCCGGCGCCTACGAG AGGCTCCTCTGGGGAAGCCGAGGCGTGGGGGCGCCGCAAGCCACACGTCTCGAGAAGTTCCAGCGCGTCCTCAGTGTCCTTTCGCAGCGCCTGGAGCCGGATGTTTGA
- the SH2D3A gene encoding SH2 domain-containing protein 3A isoform X2: MQVQQDGEDFANQPWYHGPLSRQKAEALLQQDGDFLVRASRSRGGHPVISCRWQGSALHFEVLRVALRPRPGRPTALFQLEDERFPSLPSLVRSYVTGQRPLSQATGAVASRPVIRQGPIRRSFSEDTLLGSPAWIELPRARKRSDSQPAGLEHMGRSREDHPGPGASAVPTCALPRMGSDPMLLKTPAPLGCVVHSLRASDGQLHAKAPTKPPRTPSLLLHDASGRPPTYCELVPRVPSAQGTPPDHSGPETEAPPWWEANEEEEEENRSFARPEAEVSFWPPNNPFCLLGPQNRPLEPKVLSTLRDLFLEHHPGSTALHLLLVDCQATGLLGVTKAQRDAMGVASGLELLTLPHGHRLRLELLERHDALALAGALAVLGCAGPLEERAATLRGLVELALALRPGAAGDLPGLAAVMGALLMPQVSRLERTWRQLRRSHTDAALAFEQELKPLMRALDEGAGPIFCPKPSSEPFPAQDLASRARWRCRTWSPPCACWRARSSRGRWTRAASGCCAPCTGRVRWPGTRPSSVRQRPGAYEALCRGSSGEAEAWGRRKPHVSRSSSASSVSFRSAWSRMFESTDPLLHTGTPRLWGIPADTKEVAPSCSHSQSQWEPTFCLTDLQKPILYP, encoded by the exons ATGCAGGTGCAACAGGATGGAGAGGACTTTGCCAACCAGCCCTGGTACCACGGCCCGCTGTCCCGTCAG AAGGCTGAGGCCCTCCTACAGCAAGATGGGGACTTCTTGGTTCGAGCCTCCAGGTCCCGGGGGGGCCACCCAGTGATCTCCTGCCGCTGGCAGGGCTCAGCCCTACACTTCGAGGTGCTCCGTGTGGCCTTGCGTCCCCGGCCAGGCCGGCCCACAGCTCTCTTTCAGCTGGAGGATGAACGTTTCCCAAGCCTGCCCTCCCTGGTGCGCAGCTATGTGACCGGGCAGCGTCCACTGTCCCAGGCCACAGGGGCCGTGGCCTCCAGGCCCGTGATACGGCAAGGACCCATTCGACGCAGCTTTAGTGAGGACACCCTCCTAGGGAGCCCAGCTTGGATAGAGTTGCCCAG GGCTAGGAAGCGGAGTGACAGTCAGCCCGCAGGCTTGGAGCACATGGGGCGGTCAAGAGAAGACCACCCTGGACCAG GAGCCTCCGCTGTGCCCACATGTGCCCTCCCTCGGATGGGTAGTGACCCCATGTTGCTGAAGACCCCAGCTCCTCTGGGGTGCGTTGTTCACAGCCTCAGGGCCTCCGATGGGCAGCTTCATGCCAAGGCACCCACCAAACCACCTCGAACACCCTCACTGTTGCTGCATGATGCATCTGGACGCCCCCCAACATACTGTGAGCTGGTGCCCCGAGTGCCCAGTGCCCAGGGAACCCCCCCGGACCACAGTGGCCCAGAGACAGAGGCCCCACCATGGTGGGAAGCcaatgaagaagaggaggaagagaacagaAGTTTTGCAAGACCAGAGGCCGAGGTCTCCTTCTGGCCCCCTAACAACCCCTTCTGCCTCCTGGGCCCCCAGAATCGGCCCCTGGAACCCAAAGTCCTGAGTACTCTCCGTGACCTATTCCTGGAGCACCATCCTGGGAGCACGGCCCTGCACCTATTATTGGTAGACTGCCAG GCTACAGGCCTCCTAGGAGTGACCAAGGCTCAGCGGGATGCCATGGGGGTCGCCTCTGGCCTGGAGCTGCTCACACTTCCCCATGGGCATCGCTTGAGGTTGGAACTTCTGGAGAG ACATGACGCGCTGGCGCTGGCGGGGGCGCTGGCCGTGCTGGGCTGCGCGGGGCCGCTAGAGGAGCGCGCGGCCACCCTGAGGGGCCTGGTGGAACTGGCATTGGCGCTGCGGCCGGGGGCGGCCGGGGACCTGCCTGGACTGGCCGCGGTCATGGGCGCCCTGCTCATGCCCCAG GTGTCCCGGCTGGAACGCACGTGGCGCCAACTCAGAAGGAGCCACACCGATGCTGCGCTGGCCTTCGAGCAGGAGCTGAAGCCGCTGATGCGGGCACTGGATGAGGGCGCCG GCCCCATCTTCTGCCCCAAGCCTAGCTCAGAGCCCTTCCCCGCACAGGACCTTGCGAGCCGGGCGAGGTGGCGCTGCCGCACGTGGTCCCCGCCGTGCGCCTGCTGGAGGGCGAGGAGCTCCCGGGGCCGCTGGACGAGAGCTGCGAGCGGCTGCTGCGCACCCTGCACCGGGCGCGTCAGATGGCCCGGGACGCGCCCAAGTTCCGTGAGGCAGCGGCCCGGCGCCTACGAG GCTTTGTGCAGAGGCTCCTCTGGGGAAGCCGAGGCGTGGGGGCGCCGCAAGCCACACGTCTCGAGAAGTTCCAGCGCGTCCTCAGTGTCCTTTCGCAGCGCCTGGAGCCGGATGTTTGAAAGCACAGACCCCCTTCTTCACACTGGGACACCCAGGCTTTGGGGAATCCCGGCAGACACCAAGGAAGTTGCCCCAAGCTGTTCACATAGCCAATCGCAGTGGGAACCCACATTCTGCCTCACAGATTTGCAAAAACCCATACTGTATCCCTAA